One genomic window of Ornithorhynchus anatinus isolate Pmale09 chromosome 10, mOrnAna1.pri.v4, whole genome shotgun sequence includes the following:
- the PAN2 gene encoding PAN2-PAN3 deadenylation complex catalytic subunit PAN2 isoform X1, with protein MLSSPSPPGAPQPRDLGHLPPPIDRFLSPRRILGTRALRFPQRILGCRVTDPPPLEFPAEDSGRPGCPPSGRGSRAAEGRSAAAMNFEGLDAGLAEYTSGLHPALDPALDPGLDPALGAHLSPSLLQNVELAAEGVPLEALPVPDSVHIMEGVYSELHSVVAEVGVPVSVSHFDLHEEMLWVGTHGGHATSFFGPALERYSSFRVNCSDDIRQIQSLESGVLFLTKNNLKCTARGGLIAFDYLMDEGEDMHSLLLTDSSTLLVAGLQSHLIEIDLNTVQETQKYPLEVPGVTIMRQSNRFFFCGHTSGKVTLRDPRTRQAEHELDAYSGSLSDFDVHGNLLVACGFSSRPGGLACDRFLKVYDLRTLRSVTPLQVHVDPAFLRFIPTYTSRLAIVSQTGQCQFCEPTGLANPADIFHVNPVGPPLLTFDVSASKQALAFGDAEGCVHLWADSPEASFNPYSRETEFALPCLVDSLPPLDWSQDLLPLSLIPVPLTGDGLLSDWPADRSAPAPRRAPPVEAEILRTMKQVGFIGYAPNPRSRLRNQIPYRLKELDSDSDSFSQVPESPIGREEEPHLSKVAKKYRKVTIKYSKLGLEDFDFKHYNKTLFAGLEPHIPNAYCNCMIQVLYFLEPVRCLVQNHLCQKEFCLGCELGFLFHMLDLSRGDPCQGSNFLRAFRTIPEASALGLILADSDEAPGRGSLARLIQRWNRFVLTQLHQDMQEQEGPQAYRGAAASSLASSGDSVIGQLFSCEVENCSLCRCGQETVRVSSTLLFTLSYPEGGGADKAGKDYDFAQVLKRSICLEQSTQAWCENCERYQPSVQTRNIRRLPDVLVINCEVNSSKEADFWKMQAEFAFQKAVRRGGRGGQGLPQSKERALADWKELGSPAGGPPLPSVEELRDVWLPYSLRMRLSKGKELDISDWAPRGQRSEAEAEAEEGVCLYDLMATVVHVLDPRTGGSLAGHIKVGETYHQRKEGVTHQQWYLFNDFLIEPVDQCEAVQFDMNWKVPAILYYVKRNLNTKYNLSIKNPIEASVLLAEASLARKQRKTHATFIPLMLSEMPQAGDLVGLDAEFVTLNEEEAELRSDGTKSTIKPSQMSVARITCVRGQGPSEGIPFIDDYISTQEQVVDYLTQYSGIKPGDLDAKISSKHLTTLKSTYLKLRFLIDSGVKFVGHGLQKDFRVINLMVPKDQVLDTVYLFHIPRKRMISLRFLAWYFLDLKIQSETHDSIEDARTALQLYRKYLELSRHGREPEEFRKVLKALYEKGRKLDWKVPEAEGPSSPKNAAVFSSVLAL; from the exons ATGCTCTCCTCGCCgtctccccccggcgccccccaGCCGAGGGATCTCGGGCACCTTCCTCCGCCAATTGACCGCTTTCTGTCTCCGCGGAGGATTCTGGGTACCCGAGCCCTCAGGTTCCCCCAGAGGATTCTGG GCTGCCGGgtaaccgaccccccccccctcgaGTTTCCCGCGGAGGATTCTGG CCGACCCGGATGTCCGCCCTCGGGCCGCGGGAGCCGTGCCGCTGAAGGGCGCTCCGCCGCCGCCATGAACTTCGAGGGACTGGATGCGGGACTGGCCGAGTACACGTCGGGCCTGCACCCGGCCCTGGACCCGGCCCTGGATCCGGGGCTGGACCCGGCTTTGGGGGCCCACCTGAGCCCCAGCCTGCTGCAGAACGTGGAGCTGGCGGCCGAGGGCGTGCCCCTCGAGGCCCTGCCCGTGCCCGATTCCGTGCACATCATGGAAGGCGTCTACTCGGAGCTGCACAGCGTCGTGGCCGAGGTGGGCGTGCCCGTGTCCGTCTCCCACTTCGACCTGCACGAGGAGATGCTGTGGGTGGGCACCCACGGG GGCCATGCCACCTCGTTCTTCGGCCCCGCCTTGGAGCGCTACTCTTCCTTCCGGGTGAACTGCAGTGACGACATTCGGCAGATCCAGAGCCTAGAGAGCGGCGTCCTCTTCCTCACCAAGAACAACCTCAAGTGCACGGCCCGGGGTGGGCTGATCGCCTTTGATTACCT CATGGACGAAGGTGAGGACATGCACAGTCTCCTGCTGACGGACAGCAGTACCCTGCTGGTGGCGGGCCTGCAGAGCCACCTGATCGAGATCGACCTCAACACCGTCCAGGAGACCCAGAag TACCCCCTTGAGGTGCCCGGAGTCACCATCATGAGGCAGTCGAACCGCTTCTTCTTCTGTGGCCACACATCTGGCAAG GTGACTTTGCGGGACCCACGCACCCGCCAAGCGGAGCATGAGTTGGACGCCTACTCGGGCAGCCTGTCGGACTTCGACGTGCACGGGAACCTGCTGGTGGCCTGCGGCTTCTCCAGCCGGCCTGGCGGCCTGGCCTGCGACCGCTTCCTCAAGGTGTACGACCTGCGCACGCTGCGCTCGGTCACACCCCTGCAGGTGCACGTGGACCCCGCCTTCCTGCGCTTCATCCCCACCTACACCTCCCGCCTCGCCATCGTCTCCCAGACCG gccagtgccaaTTCTGTGAGCCCACGGGCCTGGCCAACCCGGCCGACATCTTCCACGTGAACCCCGTGGGGCCGCCGTTGCTGACGTTCGACGTGTCGGCCAGCAAACAGGCGCTGGCCTTCGGCGACGCGGAGGGCTGCGTGCACCTGTGGGCCGACTCCCCCGAGGCTTCCTTCAACCCCTACTCCCGCGAGACCGAGTTCGCCCTGCCCTGCCTGGTGGACTCCCTGCCGCCCCTCGACTGGAGCCAGGACCTGCTGCCCCTGTCGCTCATCCCCGTCCCGCTCACCGGGGACGGCCTCCTCTCCGACTGGCCGGCCGACCGCTCGGCCCCCGCGCCCCG GAGGGCACCCCCCGTGGAGGCAGAGATCCTGCGCACCATGAAGCAAGTCGGCTTCATCGGCTACGCGCCCAACCCTCGCAGCCGGCTGCGCAACCAG ATCCCGTATCGCCTCAAAGAGCTGGACAGTGACTCGGACAGCTTCAGCCAGGTGCCCGAGTCTCCCATTGGCCGGGAGGAGGAGCCGCACCTCTCCAAGGTGGCCAAAAAATACCGCAAG GTCACCATCAAATACTCGAAACTGGGCCTGGAGGATTTTGACTTCAAGCACTACAACAAGACGCTGTTCGCTGGCCTGGAGCCCCACATCCCCAATGCCTACTGCAACTGCATGATCCAG gtGCTGTACTTCCTGGAACCGGTCCGCTGCCTCGTGCAGAACCACCTCTGCCAGAAGGAGTTCTGCCTGGGCTGTGAGCTGGGCTTCCTGTTCCACATGCTGGACCTGTCCCGTGGGGACCCCTGCcag GGCAGCAACTTCCTGCGCGCTTTCCGCACCATCCCCGAGGCGTCGGCGCTGGGCCTCATCCTGGCCGACTCGGAcgaggccccggggcggggcagCCTGGCCCGGCTCATCCAGCGCTGGAACCGCTTCGTGCTCACCCAGCTGCACCAGGACATGCAGGAGCAGGAGGGTCCGCAGGCCTACCGCGGGGCCGCCGCCAG CAGCTTGGCCTCATCGGGGGACTCGGTCATCGGGCAGCTGTTCAGCTGCGAGGTGGAGAACTGCAGCTTGTGTCGCTGTGGCCAGGAGACGGTGCGCGTCTCGTCCACCCTGCTCTTCACGCTGTCTTACCCCGAGGGCGGCGGCGCCG ACAAGGCTGGGAAAGACTACGACTTCGCCCAGGTGTTAAAGAGGAGCATCTGCCTGGAGCAGAGCACGCAGGCCTGGTGTGAGAACTGTGAGAGATACCAGCCGTCG GTCCAGACCCGGAACATCCGCCGACTACCCGATGTCCTGGTCATCAACTGCGAGGTGAACAGTTCCAAGGAGGCCGATTTCTGGAAGATGcaggcggag TTTGCTTTCCAGAAGGCCGTGcggcgtggggggcggggagggcagggccttCCCCAGAGCAAGGAGCGGGCCCTGGCCGACTG GAAGGAGCTGGGGAGCCCGGCTGGGGGGCCGCCGCTTCCTTCcgtggaggagctgagggatgTCTGGCTGCCCTACTCCCTTCGCATGCGGCTCAGCAAGGGCAAGGAGCTGGACATCAGTGACTGGGCACCCCGCGGACAG CGGAgtgaggcggaggcggaggcagaggagggggtctGCCTCTACGACCTGATGGCCACGGTCGTGCATGTCCTGGACCCCCGCACAGGGGGTAGCCTGGCGGGGCACATCAAGGTTGGGGAGACCTATCACCAGCGGAAGGAG GGGGTCACCCACCAGCAGTGGTATCTCTTCAACGACTTCCTCATTGAGCCCGTGGACCAG TGTGAGGCGGTGCAGTTTGACATGAACTGGAAGGTGCCGGCCATCCTGTACTACGTCAAGAGGAACCTCAACACCAAATACAACCTGAGCA TCAAGAACCCGATCGAGGCCAGCGTGCTGCTGGCCGAAGCCTCTCTGGCCCGCAAACAGCGCAAGACCCACGCCACCTTCATCCCCCTCATGCTGAGCGAGATGCCGCAGGCCGGGGACCTGGTGGGGCTGGACGCCGAGTTTGTGACCCTCAACGAG GAGGAGGCCGAGCTGCGGAGCGACGGCACCAAGTCCACCATCAAGCCGAGCCAGATGTCCGTGGCCAGGATCACCTGTGTGCGGGGCCAGGGCCCCAGCGAGGGGATCCCCTTCATCGATGACTACATCTCCACGCAGGAGCAG GTGGTGGATTACCTGACGCAGTACTCTGGGATCAAGCCGGGGGACCTGGATGCCAAGATCTCCTCCAAGCACCTGACCACCCTCAAATCCACTTACCTGAAGCTGCGCTTCCTCATTGACAGCGGGGTCAAGTTTGTGGGCCATGGCCTGCAGAAGGATTTCCGGGTCATCAACCTCATG GTGCCCAAAGACCAGGTGCTGGACACGGTCTACCTGTTCCACATTCCTCGCAAGCGAATGATCTCCCTGCGCTTCCTCGCCTGGTACTTCCTGG
- the PAN2 gene encoding PAN2-PAN3 deadenylation complex catalytic subunit PAN2 isoform X2: MLSSPSPPGAPQPRDLGHLPPPIDRFLSPRRILGTRALRFPQRILGCRVTDPPPLEFPAEDSGRPGCPPSGRGSRAAEGRSAAAMNFEGLDAGLAEYTSGLHPALDPALDPGLDPALGAHLSPSLLQNVELAAEGVPLEALPVPDSVHIMEGVYSELHSVVAEVGVPVSVSHFDLHEEMLWVGTHGGHATSFFGPALERYSSFRVNCSDDIRQIQSLESGVLFLTKNNLKCTARGGLIAFDYLMDEGEDMHSLLLTDSSTLLVAGLQSHLIEIDLNTVQETQKYPLEVPGVTIMRQSNRFFFCGHTSGKVTLRDPRTRQAEHELDAYSGSLSDFDVHGNLLVACGFSSRPGGLACDRFLKVYDLRTLRSVTPLQVHVDPAFLRFIPTYTSRLAIVSQTGQCQFCEPTGLANPADIFHVNPVGPPLLTFDVSASKQALAFGDAEGCVHLWADSPEASFNPYSRETEFALPCLVDSLPPLDWSQDLLPLSLIPVPLTGDGLLSDWPADRSAPAPRRAPPVEAEILRTMKQVGFIGYAPNPRSRLRNQIPYRLKELDSDSDSFSQVPESPIGREEEPHLSKVAKKYRKVTIKYSKLGLEDFDFKHYNKTLFAGLEPHIPNAYCNCMIQVLYFLEPVRCLVQNHLCQKEFCLGCELGFLFHMLDLSRGDPCQGSNFLRAFRTIPEASALGLILADSDEAPGRGSLARLIQRWNRFVLTQLHQDMQEQEGPQAYRGAAASLASSGDSVIGQLFSCEVENCSLCRCGQETVRVSSTLLFTLSYPEGGGADKAGKDYDFAQVLKRSICLEQSTQAWCENCERYQPSVQTRNIRRLPDVLVINCEVNSSKEADFWKMQAEFAFQKAVRRGGRGGQGLPQSKERALADWKELGSPAGGPPLPSVEELRDVWLPYSLRMRLSKGKELDISDWAPRGQRSEAEAEAEEGVCLYDLMATVVHVLDPRTGGSLAGHIKVGETYHQRKEGVTHQQWYLFNDFLIEPVDQCEAVQFDMNWKVPAILYYVKRNLNTKYNLSIKNPIEASVLLAEASLARKQRKTHATFIPLMLSEMPQAGDLVGLDAEFVTLNEEEAELRSDGTKSTIKPSQMSVARITCVRGQGPSEGIPFIDDYISTQEQVVDYLTQYSGIKPGDLDAKISSKHLTTLKSTYLKLRFLIDSGVKFVGHGLQKDFRVINLMVPKDQVLDTVYLFHIPRKRMISLRFLAWYFLDLKIQSETHDSIEDARTALQLYRKYLELSRHGREPEEFRKVLKALYEKGRKLDWKVPEAEGPSSPKNAAVFSSVLAL; encoded by the exons ATGCTCTCCTCGCCgtctccccccggcgccccccaGCCGAGGGATCTCGGGCACCTTCCTCCGCCAATTGACCGCTTTCTGTCTCCGCGGAGGATTCTGGGTACCCGAGCCCTCAGGTTCCCCCAGAGGATTCTGG GCTGCCGGgtaaccgaccccccccccctcgaGTTTCCCGCGGAGGATTCTGG CCGACCCGGATGTCCGCCCTCGGGCCGCGGGAGCCGTGCCGCTGAAGGGCGCTCCGCCGCCGCCATGAACTTCGAGGGACTGGATGCGGGACTGGCCGAGTACACGTCGGGCCTGCACCCGGCCCTGGACCCGGCCCTGGATCCGGGGCTGGACCCGGCTTTGGGGGCCCACCTGAGCCCCAGCCTGCTGCAGAACGTGGAGCTGGCGGCCGAGGGCGTGCCCCTCGAGGCCCTGCCCGTGCCCGATTCCGTGCACATCATGGAAGGCGTCTACTCGGAGCTGCACAGCGTCGTGGCCGAGGTGGGCGTGCCCGTGTCCGTCTCCCACTTCGACCTGCACGAGGAGATGCTGTGGGTGGGCACCCACGGG GGCCATGCCACCTCGTTCTTCGGCCCCGCCTTGGAGCGCTACTCTTCCTTCCGGGTGAACTGCAGTGACGACATTCGGCAGATCCAGAGCCTAGAGAGCGGCGTCCTCTTCCTCACCAAGAACAACCTCAAGTGCACGGCCCGGGGTGGGCTGATCGCCTTTGATTACCT CATGGACGAAGGTGAGGACATGCACAGTCTCCTGCTGACGGACAGCAGTACCCTGCTGGTGGCGGGCCTGCAGAGCCACCTGATCGAGATCGACCTCAACACCGTCCAGGAGACCCAGAag TACCCCCTTGAGGTGCCCGGAGTCACCATCATGAGGCAGTCGAACCGCTTCTTCTTCTGTGGCCACACATCTGGCAAG GTGACTTTGCGGGACCCACGCACCCGCCAAGCGGAGCATGAGTTGGACGCCTACTCGGGCAGCCTGTCGGACTTCGACGTGCACGGGAACCTGCTGGTGGCCTGCGGCTTCTCCAGCCGGCCTGGCGGCCTGGCCTGCGACCGCTTCCTCAAGGTGTACGACCTGCGCACGCTGCGCTCGGTCACACCCCTGCAGGTGCACGTGGACCCCGCCTTCCTGCGCTTCATCCCCACCTACACCTCCCGCCTCGCCATCGTCTCCCAGACCG gccagtgccaaTTCTGTGAGCCCACGGGCCTGGCCAACCCGGCCGACATCTTCCACGTGAACCCCGTGGGGCCGCCGTTGCTGACGTTCGACGTGTCGGCCAGCAAACAGGCGCTGGCCTTCGGCGACGCGGAGGGCTGCGTGCACCTGTGGGCCGACTCCCCCGAGGCTTCCTTCAACCCCTACTCCCGCGAGACCGAGTTCGCCCTGCCCTGCCTGGTGGACTCCCTGCCGCCCCTCGACTGGAGCCAGGACCTGCTGCCCCTGTCGCTCATCCCCGTCCCGCTCACCGGGGACGGCCTCCTCTCCGACTGGCCGGCCGACCGCTCGGCCCCCGCGCCCCG GAGGGCACCCCCCGTGGAGGCAGAGATCCTGCGCACCATGAAGCAAGTCGGCTTCATCGGCTACGCGCCCAACCCTCGCAGCCGGCTGCGCAACCAG ATCCCGTATCGCCTCAAAGAGCTGGACAGTGACTCGGACAGCTTCAGCCAGGTGCCCGAGTCTCCCATTGGCCGGGAGGAGGAGCCGCACCTCTCCAAGGTGGCCAAAAAATACCGCAAG GTCACCATCAAATACTCGAAACTGGGCCTGGAGGATTTTGACTTCAAGCACTACAACAAGACGCTGTTCGCTGGCCTGGAGCCCCACATCCCCAATGCCTACTGCAACTGCATGATCCAG gtGCTGTACTTCCTGGAACCGGTCCGCTGCCTCGTGCAGAACCACCTCTGCCAGAAGGAGTTCTGCCTGGGCTGTGAGCTGGGCTTCCTGTTCCACATGCTGGACCTGTCCCGTGGGGACCCCTGCcag GGCAGCAACTTCCTGCGCGCTTTCCGCACCATCCCCGAGGCGTCGGCGCTGGGCCTCATCCTGGCCGACTCGGAcgaggccccggggcggggcagCCTGGCCCGGCTCATCCAGCGCTGGAACCGCTTCGTGCTCACCCAGCTGCACCAGGACATGCAGGAGCAGGAGGGTCCGCAGGCCTACCGCGGGGCCGCCGCCAG CTTGGCCTCATCGGGGGACTCGGTCATCGGGCAGCTGTTCAGCTGCGAGGTGGAGAACTGCAGCTTGTGTCGCTGTGGCCAGGAGACGGTGCGCGTCTCGTCCACCCTGCTCTTCACGCTGTCTTACCCCGAGGGCGGCGGCGCCG ACAAGGCTGGGAAAGACTACGACTTCGCCCAGGTGTTAAAGAGGAGCATCTGCCTGGAGCAGAGCACGCAGGCCTGGTGTGAGAACTGTGAGAGATACCAGCCGTCG GTCCAGACCCGGAACATCCGCCGACTACCCGATGTCCTGGTCATCAACTGCGAGGTGAACAGTTCCAAGGAGGCCGATTTCTGGAAGATGcaggcggag TTTGCTTTCCAGAAGGCCGTGcggcgtggggggcggggagggcagggccttCCCCAGAGCAAGGAGCGGGCCCTGGCCGACTG GAAGGAGCTGGGGAGCCCGGCTGGGGGGCCGCCGCTTCCTTCcgtggaggagctgagggatgTCTGGCTGCCCTACTCCCTTCGCATGCGGCTCAGCAAGGGCAAGGAGCTGGACATCAGTGACTGGGCACCCCGCGGACAG CGGAgtgaggcggaggcggaggcagaggagggggtctGCCTCTACGACCTGATGGCCACGGTCGTGCATGTCCTGGACCCCCGCACAGGGGGTAGCCTGGCGGGGCACATCAAGGTTGGGGAGACCTATCACCAGCGGAAGGAG GGGGTCACCCACCAGCAGTGGTATCTCTTCAACGACTTCCTCATTGAGCCCGTGGACCAG TGTGAGGCGGTGCAGTTTGACATGAACTGGAAGGTGCCGGCCATCCTGTACTACGTCAAGAGGAACCTCAACACCAAATACAACCTGAGCA TCAAGAACCCGATCGAGGCCAGCGTGCTGCTGGCCGAAGCCTCTCTGGCCCGCAAACAGCGCAAGACCCACGCCACCTTCATCCCCCTCATGCTGAGCGAGATGCCGCAGGCCGGGGACCTGGTGGGGCTGGACGCCGAGTTTGTGACCCTCAACGAG GAGGAGGCCGAGCTGCGGAGCGACGGCACCAAGTCCACCATCAAGCCGAGCCAGATGTCCGTGGCCAGGATCACCTGTGTGCGGGGCCAGGGCCCCAGCGAGGGGATCCCCTTCATCGATGACTACATCTCCACGCAGGAGCAG GTGGTGGATTACCTGACGCAGTACTCTGGGATCAAGCCGGGGGACCTGGATGCCAAGATCTCCTCCAAGCACCTGACCACCCTCAAATCCACTTACCTGAAGCTGCGCTTCCTCATTGACAGCGGGGTCAAGTTTGTGGGCCATGGCCTGCAGAAGGATTTCCGGGTCATCAACCTCATG GTGCCCAAAGACCAGGTGCTGGACACGGTCTACCTGTTCCACATTCCTCGCAAGCGAATGATCTCCCTGCGCTTCCTCGCCTGGTACTTCCTGG
- the PAN2 gene encoding PAN2-PAN3 deadenylation complex catalytic subunit PAN2 isoform X3, producing MLSSPSPPGAPQPRDLGHLPPPIDRFLSPRRILGTRALRFPQRILGCRVTDPPPLEFPAEDSGRPGCPPSGRGSRAAEGRSAAAMNFEGLDAGLAEYTSGLHPALDPALDPGLDPALGAHLSPSLLQNVELAAEGVPLEALPVPDSVHIMEGVYSELHSVVAEGHATSFFGPALERYSSFRVNCSDDIRQIQSLESGVLFLTKNNLKCTARGGLIAFDYLMDEGEDMHSLLLTDSSTLLVAGLQSHLIEIDLNTVQETQKYPLEVPGVTIMRQSNRFFFCGHTSGKVTLRDPRTRQAEHELDAYSGSLSDFDVHGNLLVACGFSSRPGGLACDRFLKVYDLRTLRSVTPLQVHVDPAFLRFIPTYTSRLAIVSQTGQCQFCEPTGLANPADIFHVNPVGPPLLTFDVSASKQALAFGDAEGCVHLWADSPEASFNPYSRETEFALPCLVDSLPPLDWSQDLLPLSLIPVPLTGDGLLSDWPADRSAPAPRRAPPVEAEILRTMKQVGFIGYAPNPRSRLRNQIPYRLKELDSDSDSFSQVPESPIGREEEPHLSKVAKKYRKVTIKYSKLGLEDFDFKHYNKTLFAGLEPHIPNAYCNCMIQVLYFLEPVRCLVQNHLCQKEFCLGCELGFLFHMLDLSRGDPCQGSNFLRAFRTIPEASALGLILADSDEAPGRGSLARLIQRWNRFVLTQLHQDMQEQEGPQAYRGAAASSLASSGDSVIGQLFSCEVENCSLCRCGQETVRVSSTLLFTLSYPEGGGADKAGKDYDFAQVLKRSICLEQSTQAWCENCERYQPSVQTRNIRRLPDVLVINCEVNSSKEADFWKMQAEFAFQKAVRRGGRGGQGLPQSKERALADWKELGSPAGGPPLPSVEELRDVWLPYSLRMRLSKGKELDISDWAPRGQRSEAEAEAEEGVCLYDLMATVVHVLDPRTGGSLAGHIKVGETYHQRKEGVTHQQWYLFNDFLIEPVDQCEAVQFDMNWKVPAILYYVKRNLNTKYNLSIKNPIEASVLLAEASLARKQRKTHATFIPLMLSEMPQAGDLVGLDAEFVTLNEEEAELRSDGTKSTIKPSQMSVARITCVRGQGPSEGIPFIDDYISTQEQVVDYLTQYSGIKPGDLDAKISSKHLTTLKSTYLKLRFLIDSGVKFVGHGLQKDFRVINLMVPKDQVLDTVYLFHIPRKRMISLRFLAWYFLDLKIQSETHDSIEDARTALQLYRKYLELSRHGREPEEFRKVLKALYEKGRKLDWKVPEAEGPSSPKNAAVFSSVLAL from the exons ATGCTCTCCTCGCCgtctccccccggcgccccccaGCCGAGGGATCTCGGGCACCTTCCTCCGCCAATTGACCGCTTTCTGTCTCCGCGGAGGATTCTGGGTACCCGAGCCCTCAGGTTCCCCCAGAGGATTCTGG GCTGCCGGgtaaccgaccccccccccctcgaGTTTCCCGCGGAGGATTCTGG CCGACCCGGATGTCCGCCCTCGGGCCGCGGGAGCCGTGCCGCTGAAGGGCGCTCCGCCGCCGCCATGAACTTCGAGGGACTGGATGCGGGACTGGCCGAGTACACGTCGGGCCTGCACCCGGCCCTGGACCCGGCCCTGGATCCGGGGCTGGACCCGGCTTTGGGGGCCCACCTGAGCCCCAGCCTGCTGCAGAACGTGGAGCTGGCGGCCGAGGGCGTGCCCCTCGAGGCCCTGCCCGTGCCCGATTCCGTGCACATCATGGAAGGCGTCTACTCGGAGCTGCACAGCGTCGTGGCCGAG GGCCATGCCACCTCGTTCTTCGGCCCCGCCTTGGAGCGCTACTCTTCCTTCCGGGTGAACTGCAGTGACGACATTCGGCAGATCCAGAGCCTAGAGAGCGGCGTCCTCTTCCTCACCAAGAACAACCTCAAGTGCACGGCCCGGGGTGGGCTGATCGCCTTTGATTACCT CATGGACGAAGGTGAGGACATGCACAGTCTCCTGCTGACGGACAGCAGTACCCTGCTGGTGGCGGGCCTGCAGAGCCACCTGATCGAGATCGACCTCAACACCGTCCAGGAGACCCAGAag TACCCCCTTGAGGTGCCCGGAGTCACCATCATGAGGCAGTCGAACCGCTTCTTCTTCTGTGGCCACACATCTGGCAAG GTGACTTTGCGGGACCCACGCACCCGCCAAGCGGAGCATGAGTTGGACGCCTACTCGGGCAGCCTGTCGGACTTCGACGTGCACGGGAACCTGCTGGTGGCCTGCGGCTTCTCCAGCCGGCCTGGCGGCCTGGCCTGCGACCGCTTCCTCAAGGTGTACGACCTGCGCACGCTGCGCTCGGTCACACCCCTGCAGGTGCACGTGGACCCCGCCTTCCTGCGCTTCATCCCCACCTACACCTCCCGCCTCGCCATCGTCTCCCAGACCG gccagtgccaaTTCTGTGAGCCCACGGGCCTGGCCAACCCGGCCGACATCTTCCACGTGAACCCCGTGGGGCCGCCGTTGCTGACGTTCGACGTGTCGGCCAGCAAACAGGCGCTGGCCTTCGGCGACGCGGAGGGCTGCGTGCACCTGTGGGCCGACTCCCCCGAGGCTTCCTTCAACCCCTACTCCCGCGAGACCGAGTTCGCCCTGCCCTGCCTGGTGGACTCCCTGCCGCCCCTCGACTGGAGCCAGGACCTGCTGCCCCTGTCGCTCATCCCCGTCCCGCTCACCGGGGACGGCCTCCTCTCCGACTGGCCGGCCGACCGCTCGGCCCCCGCGCCCCG GAGGGCACCCCCCGTGGAGGCAGAGATCCTGCGCACCATGAAGCAAGTCGGCTTCATCGGCTACGCGCCCAACCCTCGCAGCCGGCTGCGCAACCAG ATCCCGTATCGCCTCAAAGAGCTGGACAGTGACTCGGACAGCTTCAGCCAGGTGCCCGAGTCTCCCATTGGCCGGGAGGAGGAGCCGCACCTCTCCAAGGTGGCCAAAAAATACCGCAAG GTCACCATCAAATACTCGAAACTGGGCCTGGAGGATTTTGACTTCAAGCACTACAACAAGACGCTGTTCGCTGGCCTGGAGCCCCACATCCCCAATGCCTACTGCAACTGCATGATCCAG gtGCTGTACTTCCTGGAACCGGTCCGCTGCCTCGTGCAGAACCACCTCTGCCAGAAGGAGTTCTGCCTGGGCTGTGAGCTGGGCTTCCTGTTCCACATGCTGGACCTGTCCCGTGGGGACCCCTGCcag GGCAGCAACTTCCTGCGCGCTTTCCGCACCATCCCCGAGGCGTCGGCGCTGGGCCTCATCCTGGCCGACTCGGAcgaggccccggggcggggcagCCTGGCCCGGCTCATCCAGCGCTGGAACCGCTTCGTGCTCACCCAGCTGCACCAGGACATGCAGGAGCAGGAGGGTCCGCAGGCCTACCGCGGGGCCGCCGCCAG CAGCTTGGCCTCATCGGGGGACTCGGTCATCGGGCAGCTGTTCAGCTGCGAGGTGGAGAACTGCAGCTTGTGTCGCTGTGGCCAGGAGACGGTGCGCGTCTCGTCCACCCTGCTCTTCACGCTGTCTTACCCCGAGGGCGGCGGCGCCG ACAAGGCTGGGAAAGACTACGACTTCGCCCAGGTGTTAAAGAGGAGCATCTGCCTGGAGCAGAGCACGCAGGCCTGGTGTGAGAACTGTGAGAGATACCAGCCGTCG GTCCAGACCCGGAACATCCGCCGACTACCCGATGTCCTGGTCATCAACTGCGAGGTGAACAGTTCCAAGGAGGCCGATTTCTGGAAGATGcaggcggag TTTGCTTTCCAGAAGGCCGTGcggcgtggggggcggggagggcagggccttCCCCAGAGCAAGGAGCGGGCCCTGGCCGACTG GAAGGAGCTGGGGAGCCCGGCTGGGGGGCCGCCGCTTCCTTCcgtggaggagctgagggatgTCTGGCTGCCCTACTCCCTTCGCATGCGGCTCAGCAAGGGCAAGGAGCTGGACATCAGTGACTGGGCACCCCGCGGACAG CGGAgtgaggcggaggcggaggcagaggagggggtctGCCTCTACGACCTGATGGCCACGGTCGTGCATGTCCTGGACCCCCGCACAGGGGGTAGCCTGGCGGGGCACATCAAGGTTGGGGAGACCTATCACCAGCGGAAGGAG GGGGTCACCCACCAGCAGTGGTATCTCTTCAACGACTTCCTCATTGAGCCCGTGGACCAG TGTGAGGCGGTGCAGTTTGACATGAACTGGAAGGTGCCGGCCATCCTGTACTACGTCAAGAGGAACCTCAACACCAAATACAACCTGAGCA TCAAGAACCCGATCGAGGCCAGCGTGCTGCTGGCCGAAGCCTCTCTGGCCCGCAAACAGCGCAAGACCCACGCCACCTTCATCCCCCTCATGCTGAGCGAGATGCCGCAGGCCGGGGACCTGGTGGGGCTGGACGCCGAGTTTGTGACCCTCAACGAG GAGGAGGCCGAGCTGCGGAGCGACGGCACCAAGTCCACCATCAAGCCGAGCCAGATGTCCGTGGCCAGGATCACCTGTGTGCGGGGCCAGGGCCCCAGCGAGGGGATCCCCTTCATCGATGACTACATCTCCACGCAGGAGCAG GTGGTGGATTACCTGACGCAGTACTCTGGGATCAAGCCGGGGGACCTGGATGCCAAGATCTCCTCCAAGCACCTGACCACCCTCAAATCCACTTACCTGAAGCTGCGCTTCCTCATTGACAGCGGGGTCAAGTTTGTGGGCCATGGCCTGCAGAAGGATTTCCGGGTCATCAACCTCATG GTGCCCAAAGACCAGGTGCTGGACACGGTCTACCTGTTCCACATTCCTCGCAAGCGAATGATCTCCCTGCGCTTCCTCGCCTGGTACTTCCTGG